One window from the genome of Macrobrachium rosenbergii isolate ZJJX-2024 chromosome 2, ASM4041242v1, whole genome shotgun sequence encodes:
- the LOC136849979 gene encoding probable splicing factor, arginine/serine-rich 7: protein MELAAKAGEVRYLRLGLESGGTKNALVEYSEQPFIISALKMHHQEFMGRHIKVNHSTTAIIKPQTKSNEAAQRRN, encoded by the exons ATGGAACTAGCAGCCAAAGCTGGAGAAGTTCGTTATCTCCGTCTTGGATTGGAGTCTGGTGGAACTAAGAATGCATTGGTGGAATATTCAGAACAACCTTTTATAATTTCAGCTCTTAAAATGCATCATCAGGAGTTCATGGGCCGTCACATCAA agTGAACCATTCTACCACTGCTATTATTAAGCCTCAAACGAAAAGCAATGAGGCAGCTCAGCGCAGAAATTGA